Below is a window of Impatiens glandulifera chromosome 2, dImpGla2.1, whole genome shotgun sequence DNA.
AGGATACTGtcgagaaggtggaggagatacACACTgtagagaaggtggaggagacaCACACTatagagaaggtggaggagacaCACGTTGCTGATACTTTAAACAAGGTAAATTCGAAAACATTGATTATTCTAACAAATTGCATAGgaccttttttttcttctccatTTTTGTCCCTTTTGATGGTATGTTATGTTTATCACTCTCTACAGTTAAATCTACTATTCTTGCAATAAAATCAACACATTGTTCCTTATACATTTACTACGTCCTTAAAACTTGCTTTTATAATTCCAAGGGAGAAAATTATgggtttacaaaaaaaaaacactttttaaagCACACTACACGAAAAATGTAAATGTCAAATAGATTTTGATAAAGGGAGTAAATGGTATCATCTCATTAAATAACAAGGTAGAGAGCAAGATAGTTTAGATAGATTCCTTTTCTTCGGTATAATATAGACATTTGTTGGTGGGATTTTTATGAATCGAATGCTTGTAGGAGAAAGATGCATCCGAAAATACAGAGTCGTTGTCAAAGGAGGAGCTGGGTCGTCTTGTTGCTTCCCGTTGGACAAGTGAAAAGTCTGCGCAACAAGATGGAGCTGTTGATGATGCAAACGATGATAATTATGAACATACAGATGCACATGAAATTGCCAAAGATGATAATCATGAACATACGGATGCACCTGACGATGAATATGAAGACGAGTATGATTCAGAAACTGAAAATCACAAATacaatgatgaagaagaggacCATGATGTTGCAGCAGAACATGATAGTTCAAGTTCTTCTTACAAGTcagatgatgaaatggagtttgCAGGTTCCTCTACTGCTCTTTGAATACTCATACCATTTAAAGCCTTTTTATGTTTACTTTATTCTTTTTCATTGCTCATTTTCAGAGACAACTACCTCAAGCAACCGAACTTGGTTGGAGAAGATACAACAAACTGTTCAAAACATTCTAAGTGCTGTTAACTTGTTCAAGACTCCTGTTAATATAACAGGTACAATGTTAGGCTCAATTTAATTAGACATTTTGTAAGTTCATGGCCTTGTGCAAtaacaattttcaaatattccTTGATTGCAGAGGCTGCTCATATCCGGAAAGAATATGATGACTCCAGTGCCAAGTTGTCCAAGTTACAGTCCAGAATATCAAGCTTAAACAAAAAACTCTCCCAAGATTTCGGTAATTTTTTATTCCTTTTACCTGCTCATTtcctttccttttttttctgaTTGAATTGAGCGTCATTGTGTTCTTTGGTTTGTTTATGGCGCtttaaccaaaaaaattctaTTCCTACAGGACCTGAGAAGGAGTTTTATGCATTCTATGATAAATGCTTTGAGGGCAAGGAGAACAAGTACACATCTTATTCTGCCATTTTATCTAGTATTTGTTTGTTATTGTCATTCTCTTATTTATACTCTTGCCATTGTTTCTTCAGGTACGTGTACAAAATTTGCCCCTTTAAACAAGCTTCTCAGGAGGAAGGCCACAGCACGACTCGTTTGGGGTAAGGTTCTATTTCCTCTTCTTTTCGCCTTACCTGCAGACTTTGCTGCTGGTTCTATGGTGTTAATTTTTTGATCTTTATCAGTTTCCTGGCATATACTTTAGCTGATtcaccttttatatatatatatatggttgtgTTGTCGTGATGGCAGTAACTGGGAGAAATTTGAGGAATCGCACAGAGTGATGGTATTTTCAAATGGTGACAAATGCTGGAATGGGCCAGATAGAAGTTTAAAGGTAATGAACCTGAATTTGTCCCTAACTAACTAAATTTTAGTTTCAAATGTTTCAGTAATTGGACATGTATAGAGAGACCAGTTGGTTATTTTAAACCTTTTTGTGTGTATGTGTTTATATTAAACATACTATAGGTTAGGTTAAGGTGTGGATTGAAGAATGACGTGACCGATGTGGATGAACCTAGTCGTTGCGAGTAAGGAGATgttcaattcttaattcttattaattttgtgTTCAATATATATGATCTAATTGTGAATCTTTGATGGGGGCAGATATGTGGCGCTTCTGTCTACCCCAGCTGTTTGTTCAGAAGCAAAGCTCAaggtcataataataataataataataatatctccTGTTAATTGTTTTCTGGTGAATGGTAATAACTAAAGAATGCTAATGGGACGATTGACATTGTAACAGGAGATTGAAGAAAAACTGGATCTATTAAAGAAGGATCAGCCACAGGGTCGCGATGAACTATAATAGAACATTAGGTCGATTCCATGTAAAGTTGAGGAATGAATGAATCTGAAAAAGATTCtcattttccttttcttggTTCGTTTTAATTGAGAGATGATGATGAGCACAATCACAGgtgatctatatatatatataggtaaaCAGCATCGGAAAAAGACAGTAGAATTTTGGGATGGGTTGGGATCTATTTATTGGTAGCTGGATTTTTGATCGATTGgttattatttagaattgaaAGAAAAAGAACATCAATACTTTTTCTTATGAATTATTGGATGGATGACTTATGTTTTCTCTATATTGGTCGGTGTAAGAtataagggcttgtttgattcataattaagaatgaataaataagaTGGTCATAGAAGAAGTGGAGTCGTTATCATGGTTCATAATAGGCTAAATTAAAAGCATGCTCCACAacaagaatataatataatattatataattggtGGGACTTTGAAAGGGTAGAgagaaataaagaaagaaattgtgACCCTTCAAATCAATGGATGGCTGGCTGCTTCTTAGCCCCGCATCTTCCtctttttcaaactcatttcttataaataaactaTTCAACTGTCAACATCTATTAATGTTACATTCTATTAAGAAAATTCAACCATTAGTACTTGTAATTGATTGAGTAATAAAGTTTGAGTCTTCAcacttgaattatttaaaaaaaattaataatttaaatcagTCAAACAAGCCTAGGTACTTGTCAAATGTTAAACATTAATGATGACAAAAACAACAGTGCCTGCGACCAAACAACCAACCAGGGAACAGGGGGcaatagagtttttttttttatttttaaaaaagtgaTAAAATGGTTGAATTGCATTGGACAGATGAATAATTATGAATATTCGTGTATACAGTACAATCCATGACCCTTGGATGCGGGCCGGTAGTAGTTTAGTTAATTTACCACGAGCCTTTCTCTCTTCACAATTTATGCATGCATGGTTTTTACCAATACCATGAGCGACCGACCAACCGACCGACCGTTCGTTAAATGCTTTATTCtatttacaattcaatatttATCTCCAAATTCTTTACATTAATTACATCAACTAAACTACCCACTTAACTTTTGTTGTTAGTTATTGTATAAATTATTCACATTAACaagttttaatttaaacaagTGAATTGACAGATAGTGGTGTTACTCTccctaattaaaaataaaaatagtgactattttaaaaaagtttgtaACATAAGATTTATTAAGGGTGAATTttcatatttgaaaatatttacaaaattttaaatagtattattcaactaaaacatagttaattaagttaagctatatatatatatatat
It encodes the following:
- the LOC124925603 gene encoding glucosidase 2 subunit beta-like, with product MKPRIGAFFLYVIFLIASIDRSISSSSNSDFFGIAPEDENYFKPLLSSGSIKCKDGFKKFTKSELNDDFCDCPDGTDEPGTSACPKGKFYCRNVGHIPLTLFSSRVNDGICDCCDGSDEYDGRVKCSDTCWEAGKIARDKLKKKIAIYKEGLTLRKQEVEQARLALAKDEAELSKLKNEEKTLKALVDQLKEHKEQIEKEEEKERLQREKEEKEKREAEEALKNTTGSGEEPETESKTVEDADLDTIGLVEDPPMDEEMTKDDHDSIGKDHTEIEGSLVTEEQDDTVEKVEEIHTVEKVEETHTIEKVEETHVADTLNKEKDASENTESLSKEELGRLVASRWTSEKSAQQDGAVDDANDDNYEHTDAHEIAKDDNHEHTDAPDDEYEDEYDSETENHKYNDEEEDHDVAAEHDSSSSSYKSDDEMEFAETTTSSNRTWLEKIQQTVQNILSAVNLFKTPVNITEAAHIRKEYDDSSAKLSKLQSRISSLNKKLSQDFGPEKEFYAFYDKCFEGKENKYVYKICPFKQASQEEGHSTTRLGNWEKFEESHRVMVFSNGDKCWNGPDRSLKVRLRCGLKNDVTDVDEPSRCEYVALLSTPAVCSEAKLKEIEEKLDLLKKDQPQGRDEL